One Micromonospora sp. WMMD1120 genomic region harbors:
- a CDS encoding glycosyltransferase, giving the protein MPSSRPSGGLQPESRRGEADDAAPARLPVTYVLPLRWHTDTGLAELTDYLRWLAARVDVVVVDGSPPDLFARHGEAWRGLVRHRPPDPDRQGLNGKVVGVHTGIDAARHEQVVIADDDVRYDEAGLHAVHRLLDRVDLVRPQNYFYPLPWHAWWDTGRTLLNRALGDDYPGTLAIRRSTFLAMGGYDADVLFENLELIRTVRAYGGVEAAPAWLYVRRLPPDAAHFRGQRVRQAYDDLAQPVRLLTALAVLPTMAVASRRPRLLLGLTLTVVALAETGRRRAAGNAVFPASTALAAPLWLLERGVCSWLAVAQRVLLGGVRYHHTRIRQPAHRPTPTRTTPTPTPPTPTTPTPTTPARTTPARTTPARAILHFLRG; this is encoded by the coding sequence ATGCCCTCGTCCCGTCCCAGCGGTGGCCTCCAACCCGAGTCGCGCCGAGGAGAGGCGGACGACGCGGCGCCAGCGCGCCTGCCGGTGACCTACGTGCTGCCGCTGCGTTGGCACACCGACACCGGCCTGGCCGAACTGACCGACTACCTACGTTGGCTGGCGGCCCGGGTGGACGTGGTGGTGGTCGACGGCTCACCCCCGGACCTCTTCGCCCGGCACGGCGAGGCGTGGCGGGGCCTGGTCCGGCACCGTCCGCCCGACCCGGACCGGCAGGGGCTCAACGGCAAGGTCGTCGGCGTTCACACCGGCATCGACGCGGCCCGGCACGAGCAGGTGGTGATCGCCGACGACGACGTCCGGTACGACGAGGCCGGGCTGCACGCCGTGCACCGGCTGTTGGATCGGGTCGACCTGGTCCGGCCGCAGAACTACTTCTACCCGCTACCGTGGCACGCCTGGTGGGACACCGGCCGGACGCTGCTCAACCGGGCGCTCGGCGACGACTACCCGGGCACCCTGGCGATCCGGCGCAGCACCTTCCTCGCCATGGGTGGGTACGACGCGGACGTGCTCTTCGAGAACCTGGAGCTGATCCGCACCGTGCGCGCGTACGGTGGAGTCGAGGCCGCGCCGGCCTGGCTCTACGTCCGCCGGCTGCCACCGGACGCGGCGCACTTCCGGGGCCAACGGGTCCGCCAGGCATACGATGACCTGGCCCAGCCGGTCCGCCTGCTGACCGCGCTCGCGGTCCTACCGACGATGGCGGTCGCCTCCCGCCGGCCCCGGCTCCTGCTCGGCCTGACGTTGACGGTCGTCGCCCTGGCCGAGACCGGCCGCCGCCGCGCCGCCGGCAACGCCGTGTTCCCCGCGAGCACAGCGCTGGCCGCCCCGCTCTGGCTGCTCGAACGGGGCGTGTGCAGCTGGTTGGCGGTCGCCCAGCGCGTCCTGCTCGGCGGCGTCCGCTACCACCACACCCGCATCCGCCAACCCGCCCACCGCCCCACCCCAACCCGCACAACCCCAACCCCCACACCCCCAACCCCCACAACCCCAACCCCCACAACCCCAGCCCGCACGACCCCAGCCCGCACGACCCCAGCCCGCGCGATCTTGCACTTTCTGCGGGGATAA
- a CDS encoding DUF397 domain-containing protein, producing the protein MAQHPKGDFDLSRAVWQRAEGDTSDSAVEVAFVDDLIGMRNSAEPDGPVLVFTQAEWDAFVAGAQDGEFDLD; encoded by the coding sequence ATGGCGCAGCACCCCAAGGGCGACTTCGACCTCTCTCGGGCGGTCTGGCAGCGGGCCGAGGGGGACACCTCCGACAGCGCCGTCGAGGTCGCCTTCGTCGACGACCTGATCGGGATGCGCAACTCGGCCGAGCCGGATGGGCCGGTGCTGGTCTTCACCCAGGCCGAGTGGGACGCGTTCGTGGCGGGCGCGCAGGACGGTGAGTTCGACCTGGACTGA
- a CDS encoding phage holin family protein yields the protein MSMPTQGSGLDSGYHPDAGAPHTAAEVKNSSLGDLMRQVTTDLSTLMRQEVELAKAEIRQEGKKAGKAAGLFGGAGFGGYMVALFVSIAVWQFLDNVMDSGLAALIVAVIWAVVAAVLYSKAKKNAQHVRGLKQTNDSVQRIPDALKPHPEGVTR from the coding sequence ATGAGCATGCCGACGCAGGGGTCCGGGTTGGACTCCGGATACCACCCCGACGCGGGCGCCCCGCACACCGCGGCGGAGGTGAAGAACAGCTCGCTGGGTGACCTGATGCGCCAGGTCACCACCGACCTCTCGACGCTGATGCGTCAGGAGGTCGAGCTGGCGAAGGCCGAGATCCGCCAGGAGGGCAAGAAGGCCGGCAAGGCCGCCGGGCTCTTCGGCGGCGCCGGCTTCGGTGGCTATATGGTGGCGCTCTTCGTGTCGATCGCCGTCTGGCAGTTCCTGGACAACGTCATGGACTCCGGTCTGGCCGCGCTGATCGTGGCCGTGATCTGGGCCGTGGTCGCCGCCGTCCTCTACTCGAAGGCCAAGAAGAACGCCCAGCACGTACGCGGACTCAAGCAGACCAACGACAGCGTGCAGCGGATCCCCGACGCGCTCAAGCCACACCCGGAGGGAGTCACCCGATGA
- a CDS encoding DUF4383 domain-containing protein — MARATRDGRTTGARPRVQLAALVVAGVFLLIGVLGFVPGITTDYGHLRFAGHHSEAKLLGLFQVSILHNVVHLLFGLAGLVLARSVAGARVFLAGGGAVYLALWLYGLVIEAINPAGGANILPVNDADNWLHLALGFGMLALGLLLSDRAGTGGRLDNPAARL; from the coding sequence ATGGCACGAGCTACGCGAGACGGGCGAACGACCGGCGCCCGACCCCGGGTCCAACTGGCCGCACTGGTCGTGGCCGGGGTCTTCCTGCTGATCGGCGTCCTTGGCTTCGTCCCCGGCATCACCACCGATTACGGCCACCTCCGGTTCGCCGGACACCACTCCGAGGCGAAGTTGCTGGGGCTGTTCCAGGTGTCGATCCTGCACAACGTGGTGCACCTGCTGTTCGGGCTGGCCGGCCTGGTGCTGGCCCGCAGCGTCGCCGGCGCCCGGGTCTTCCTCGCCGGTGGCGGGGCGGTCTACCTCGCGCTCTGGCTCTACGGCCTGGTGATCGAAGCGATCAACCCGGCGGGCGGGGCGAACATCCTGCCGGTCAACGACGCGGACAACTGGCTGCACCTCGCGCTCGGCTTCGGGATGCTCGCGCTCGGGCTGCTGCTGTCGGACCGGGCCGGCACCGGCGGACGCCTGGACAATCCTGCCGCACGGCTTTGA
- the obgE gene encoding GTPase ObgE has protein sequence MATFVDRVVLHLQAGDGGHGCVSIHREKFKPFGGPDGGNGGHGGSVSLVVDPQVTTLLDFHFHPHVKADNGKGGAGSNRDGANGRHLVLKVPNGTVVQTTDGTVLADMVGAGTTFEVARGGRGGRGNASLANARRKAPGFAELGEPGEQLDIVLELKSVADVGLVGFPSAGKSSLISVISAAKPKIADYPFTTLVPNLGVVRVDNHTFTVADVPGLIPGAATGKGLGLEFLRHIERCAVLVHVIDSATLEPGRDPVADIDAIEAELSQYGGLADRPRLVAVNKVDVPDGRDLAEIVRPDLEERGYRVFEVSAATREGLKELTYAMAELVEAERKAAPPAEPTRIVIRPLAVDDAGFTIEAEPDGSFTVRGGRPERWVKQTNFDNDEAVGYLADRLARLGVEDKLAKAGAQPGDLVRIGEREFDWQPTLYAGVDFVPGNRGTDVRLEEKSNRASAAERLAARKARRVRPADEVEAQSGDDIDEDDAE, from the coding sequence GTGGCGACGTTCGTTGACCGGGTCGTCTTGCACCTGCAGGCCGGCGATGGTGGGCACGGTTGTGTCTCGATCCACCGGGAGAAGTTCAAACCCTTCGGTGGGCCGGACGGCGGCAACGGCGGGCACGGAGGCAGCGTGTCGCTGGTGGTCGACCCGCAGGTGACCACGCTGCTCGACTTCCACTTCCACCCCCACGTCAAGGCCGACAACGGCAAGGGTGGCGCCGGGTCGAACCGGGACGGGGCCAACGGTCGCCACCTGGTGCTCAAGGTCCCCAACGGCACTGTGGTGCAGACCACCGACGGCACGGTGCTCGCGGACATGGTCGGCGCCGGCACCACCTTCGAGGTCGCCCGGGGCGGGCGCGGCGGTCGGGGCAACGCCTCGCTGGCCAACGCGCGGCGCAAGGCCCCCGGCTTCGCCGAGCTGGGCGAGCCCGGCGAGCAACTGGACATCGTGCTGGAGCTGAAGAGCGTCGCCGACGTGGGCCTGGTGGGCTTCCCGTCGGCCGGTAAGTCGTCGCTGATCTCGGTCATCTCCGCCGCGAAGCCGAAGATCGCCGACTACCCGTTCACGACACTGGTGCCCAACCTCGGCGTGGTCCGGGTGGACAACCACACCTTCACCGTCGCGGACGTGCCCGGCCTGATCCCCGGCGCGGCCACCGGGAAGGGGCTGGGCCTGGAGTTCCTGCGGCACATCGAACGCTGCGCGGTGCTGGTGCACGTCATCGACTCCGCGACGCTGGAGCCCGGCCGGGACCCGGTGGCCGACATCGACGCCATCGAGGCCGAGCTGAGCCAGTACGGCGGCCTGGCCGACCGCCCGAGGCTGGTGGCCGTCAACAAGGTGGACGTGCCGGACGGCCGGGACCTCGCCGAGATCGTGCGCCCCGATCTGGAGGAGCGCGGTTACCGGGTGTTCGAGGTCTCCGCGGCCACCCGGGAAGGGCTCAAGGAGCTGACCTACGCGATGGCCGAACTGGTCGAGGCGGAGCGTAAGGCCGCCCCGCCCGCCGAGCCGACCCGGATCGTGATCCGCCCGTTGGCCGTCGACGACGCCGGCTTCACCATCGAGGCGGAGCCGGACGGCTCGTTCACCGTTCGTGGCGGACGGCCGGAGCGCTGGGTCAAGCAGACCAACTTCGACAACGACGAGGCGGTCGGTTACCTGGCCGACCGGTTAGCCCGGCTCGGGGTCGAGGACAAGCTGGCCAAGGCCGGCGCGCAGCCAGGTGACCTGGTGCGGATCGGGGAGCGCGAGTTCGACTGGCAGCCGACGCTCTACGCCGGCGTGGACTTCGTACCCGGGAACCGGGGCACCGACGTCCGGCTGGAGGAGAAGTCGAACCGGGCGTCCGCGGCGGAACGGCTCGCCGCCCGCAAGGCACGCCGGGTGCGGCCGGCGGACGAGGTGGAGGCGCAGTCGGGCGACGACATCGACGAGGACGACGCCGAGTAG
- a CDS encoding DUF3618 domain-containing protein: MSTDPDQIRREIEATRNNLSSDVDALAYKVSPSRIVDDRKQRARSALQNVRDKVMGTASDLGHGTGHAVHSVGDRASSAASGVGDAAHSAAATVSDAAHSAPRVIRQKSQGNPLAAGLIAFGVGWLASSLIPASRREQEAAAQVKAKVSEHSGAVTEKLGTVASELREELRAPAQQAAESVKSTAQDAVHAVKDDTRSAAHDVKDQAQQARHQVSP, translated from the coding sequence ATGAGCACCGATCCCGACCAGATCCGCCGGGAGATCGAAGCCACCCGAAACAACCTCAGCTCCGATGTGGACGCGTTGGCGTACAAGGTCAGCCCGAGCCGCATCGTCGACGACCGTAAGCAGCGGGCCCGCTCCGCTCTGCAGAATGTGAGGGACAAGGTCATGGGTACCGCGTCTGACCTCGGCCACGGCACCGGCCACGCCGTTCACTCGGTGGGCGACCGCGCCTCGTCGGCGGCCTCCGGCGTCGGCGACGCCGCCCACTCGGCGGCGGCCACGGTGAGCGACGCCGCGCACAGCGCTCCCCGGGTGATCCGGCAGAAGTCGCAGGGCAACCCGCTCGCCGCCGGCCTGATCGCGTTCGGGGTCGGTTGGCTCGCCTCGTCGCTGATCCCGGCCTCCCGGCGCGAGCAGGAGGCCGCGGCCCAGGTCAAGGCCAAGGTCAGCGAGCACAGCGGTGCGGTGACGGAAAAGCTGGGCACCGTCGCCAGCGAGCTCAGGGAAGAGCTGCGTGCGCCGGCCCAGCAGGCTGCCGAGTCGGTGAAGTCCACCGCACAGGACGCGGTGCACGCCGTCAAGGACGACACCAGGTCCGCCGCGCACGACGTCAAGGACCAGGCCCAGCAGGCCCGCCACCAGGTCAGCCCCTGA
- a CDS encoding GNAT family N-acetyltransferase, which translates to MLIESRPATDPEIAAMLVAQQRELREADGGLDGQVFVPHDDVRYLAVVVNGRAVACGGLQSLDAEAGEVKRMYVRPAYRGRGIARQLLAALEECAFRQRHTVVCLETGTYLPAAIALYTSCGYDRVPVYGEYVGNPYSVCFAKRLPVAA; encoded by the coding sequence ATGCTGATCGAGTCCCGGCCTGCCACTGATCCGGAGATCGCCGCCATGCTCGTCGCGCAGCAGCGTGAGCTGCGCGAAGCCGATGGCGGGCTGGACGGGCAGGTCTTCGTCCCGCACGACGATGTCCGCTACCTGGCGGTGGTGGTCAACGGTCGGGCCGTCGCCTGCGGTGGGCTCCAGTCGCTCGACGCCGAAGCCGGCGAGGTGAAGCGGATGTACGTCCGCCCGGCGTACCGGGGGCGGGGCATCGCCCGGCAGTTGCTCGCCGCGCTGGAGGAGTGCGCGTTCCGGCAGAGGCACACAGTTGTCTGCCTGGAGACCGGCACCTACCTGCCGGCCGCGATCGCGTTGTACACCTCGTGCGGTTACGACCGGGTCCCGGTCTACGGGGAGTACGTGGGCAACCCGTACAGCGTCTGTTTCGCCAAGCGACTCCCGGTCGCGGCCTGA
- the rplU gene encoding 50S ribosomal protein L21, with translation MYAIVKTGGKQYKVAEGDVIEVEKLAGAPGDAVKLTAVLLVDGDDLVTDAAKLAEVAVSGEIAAHTKGPKIRIHKFKNKTGYHKRQGHRQPLTQVKVTGISSGK, from the coding sequence ATGTACGCGATCGTCAAGACCGGCGGCAAGCAGTACAAGGTCGCCGAGGGCGACGTGATCGAGGTCGAGAAGCTCGCCGGCGCCCCCGGTGACGCGGTGAAGCTCACCGCGGTGCTCCTCGTCGACGGTGACGACCTGGTGACCGACGCGGCGAAGCTTGCCGAGGTCGCGGTGTCCGGCGAGATCGCCGCGCACACCAAGGGCCCGAAGATCCGGATCCACAAGTTCAAGAACAAGACCGGCTACCACAAGCGCCAGGGTCACCGCCAGCCGTTGACCCAGGTCAAGGTGACCGGCATCTCCAGCGGGAAGTAG
- a CDS encoding Rne/Rng family ribonuclease — MLENEPEGGERTGSQPAGETADQSSTADSTTGTPPTTAAGSAPLEPAGAEGAAGPEGAAGPEGAAGAEGAAGPEGAAGAEGAAGAEAAEPAAPVRRTRATRRRAAPLIKPEQTEAPVEASTGSAGSAESPQAEVFAPISGDLEAPPKTPRRRRKAAAVETTAEEPLVAASAEPASAEVVPPVKVTRTRRKKATPPVVEEPPAAEEVAAVEEPAAVEEPAASDLREAEAEATGTDTAPSATAPDPGWSSGARGSSGEVPPGVSVPGVTDEPNEPAEVEPEQPRTRRRRAALSAPTVLFMAPQPDAVPVTRPAEPAPVAEEPAAEEVAEPSRRRRRARRDAEPAEPVEAVEAEEEPTEEADEAAETDEDDEDSAAARRRRRRGRRGRGRGKGGADDAEDEESEEAAQADEEETAEAEGDEDEESEGGDGLTRRRRRRRRRGSGDTEGAADDGVPTVVKIREPRRTVDEVQGVSGSTRLEAKRQRRRDGREQRRTRPPILSESEFLARREAVDRVMAVRQRGDRTQIAVLEDGVLVEHYVTRNSAGTMAGNVYLGKVQNVLPSMEAAFVDVGRGRNAVLYAGEVNWDTTGLEGRARSIEQALRSGDSVLVQVTKDPIGHKGARLTSHIALSGRHLVYVPNGNASGISRKLPDNERKRLRDVLKKLVPDGAGVIVRTAAEGATEDELARDVKRLQAQWEDIQAKAAEGGAPVLLYGEPDLVIRVVRDLFNEDFRELVIEGEQAYDMVESYLSHVSPDLVDRVRRHVGTSDVFAEYRIDEQIIKGLDRKVFLPSGGSLVIDRTEAMTVVDVNTGKYTGSGGNLEETVTRNNLEAAEEIVRQLRLRDIGGIVVIDFIDMVLESNRELVLRRLTECLGRDRTKHQVTEITSLGLVQMTRKRIGAGLLEAFSETCECCKGRGVIIHTEPVPEKPRAAGAGEKVKAVASSVAAPAAEQGGSSSRRRARKNASAERTVVEVVDTDTDTTTTEPDDYTDTMGYDLSRYESDTAAAPAISDSQQGESARLAAADDPDALGDGEGDEESAEAGAGRRRSRRGGARRRTRP; from the coding sequence ATGCTCGAGAACGAGCCCGAGGGCGGCGAACGGACCGGTTCACAGCCGGCCGGCGAGACCGCCGACCAGAGCAGCACGGCTGACAGCACCACCGGTACGCCTCCCACCACGGCTGCCGGTTCGGCTCCGCTGGAGCCGGCTGGCGCGGAGGGCGCCGCTGGCCCGGAGGGTGCCGCTGGCCCGGAGGGTGCCGCTGGGGCGGAGGGTGCCGCTGGCCCGGAGGGTGCCGCTGGGGCGGAGGGTGCCGCTGGCGCGGAGGCCGCCGAGCCGGCCGCGCCGGTGCGGCGTACCCGGGCGACCCGACGTCGCGCGGCCCCGCTCATCAAGCCGGAACAGACCGAGGCGCCGGTCGAGGCGTCCACCGGGAGCGCCGGCAGTGCCGAGTCGCCGCAGGCGGAGGTCTTCGCCCCGATCTCGGGTGACCTGGAAGCTCCCCCGAAGACCCCCCGGCGTCGCCGCAAGGCCGCCGCCGTCGAGACGACCGCCGAGGAGCCGCTGGTCGCGGCCTCCGCCGAGCCGGCCTCGGCCGAGGTGGTTCCGCCGGTCAAGGTGACGCGTACCCGACGCAAGAAGGCCACCCCGCCGGTCGTCGAGGAGCCGCCCGCCGCCGAGGAGGTGGCCGCGGTCGAGGAGCCAGCCGCGGTCGAGGAGCCGGCGGCCTCCGACCTACGCGAGGCCGAGGCCGAGGCGACCGGTACGGACACCGCGCCGAGCGCGACGGCCCCCGACCCCGGGTGGAGCAGCGGCGCGCGGGGGAGCTCCGGAGAGGTGCCGCCGGGTGTGTCGGTACCCGGTGTGACGGATGAGCCGAACGAGCCGGCCGAGGTCGAGCCGGAGCAGCCGCGTACCCGTCGTCGGCGGGCCGCGCTCTCCGCCCCCACCGTGCTGTTCATGGCGCCCCAGCCGGACGCCGTGCCGGTGACCCGACCGGCCGAGCCGGCCCCGGTGGCCGAGGAGCCGGCCGCCGAGGAGGTCGCCGAGCCGTCCCGCCGCCGTCGGCGCGCGCGCCGGGACGCCGAGCCGGCGGAGCCCGTCGAGGCGGTCGAGGCCGAGGAGGAGCCGACCGAGGAGGCCGACGAGGCCGCCGAGACGGACGAGGACGACGAGGACAGCGCCGCCGCGCGTCGCCGCCGCCGGCGTGGTCGCCGCGGCCGGGGCCGGGGCAAGGGCGGCGCCGACGACGCCGAGGACGAGGAGTCCGAGGAGGCCGCGCAGGCCGACGAGGAGGAAACCGCCGAGGCGGAGGGTGACGAGGACGAGGAGTCCGAGGGCGGGGACGGTTTGACCCGTCGCCGTCGCCGTCGTCGTCGCCGGGGCTCCGGTGACACCGAGGGCGCCGCCGACGACGGTGTGCCGACCGTGGTCAAGATCCGCGAGCCGCGTCGGACCGTGGACGAGGTGCAGGGTGTGTCCGGCTCGACCCGGCTGGAGGCCAAGCGCCAGCGCCGCCGGGACGGTCGGGAGCAGCGGCGTACCCGTCCGCCGATCCTCAGCGAGTCGGAGTTCCTGGCGCGGCGGGAGGCCGTCGACCGGGTGATGGCCGTACGGCAGCGCGGCGACCGCACCCAGATCGCCGTCCTGGAGGACGGCGTGCTGGTCGAGCACTACGTGACCCGCAACTCCGCCGGGACCATGGCCGGCAACGTGTACCTGGGCAAGGTGCAGAACGTGCTCCCCAGCATGGAGGCGGCGTTCGTCGACGTCGGTCGGGGCCGCAACGCGGTGCTCTACGCCGGCGAGGTCAACTGGGACACCACCGGCCTGGAGGGGCGGGCCCGTTCGATCGAGCAGGCGCTGCGCTCCGGCGACTCGGTGCTGGTCCAGGTCACCAAGGACCCGATCGGGCACAAGGGCGCCCGGTTGACCAGCCACATCGCGCTCTCCGGGCGGCACCTGGTCTACGTGCCCAACGGCAACGCCTCGGGGATCAGCCGCAAGCTGCCGGACAACGAGCGCAAGCGGCTGCGGGACGTCCTCAAGAAGCTGGTTCCGGACGGCGCCGGCGTGATCGTCCGGACGGCCGCCGAGGGCGCCACCGAGGACGAGCTGGCCCGGGACGTCAAGCGGCTGCAGGCGCAGTGGGAGGACATCCAGGCCAAGGCCGCCGAGGGTGGTGCCCCGGTGCTGCTCTACGGCGAGCCCGACCTGGTCATCCGGGTGGTCCGGGACCTCTTCAACGAGGACTTCCGCGAGCTGGTGATCGAGGGCGAGCAGGCGTACGACATGGTCGAGTCGTACCTGTCGCACGTCTCCCCGGACCTGGTCGACAGGGTGCGTCGGCACGTCGGCACGAGCGACGTCTTCGCCGAGTACCGGATCGACGAGCAGATCATCAAGGGCCTGGACCGCAAGGTCTTCCTGCCCTCCGGTGGCTCGCTGGTGATCGACCGGACCGAGGCGATGACGGTGGTCGACGTCAACACCGGCAAGTACACCGGTTCCGGGGGCAACCTGGAGGAGACCGTCACCCGCAACAACCTGGAGGCGGCGGAGGAGATCGTCCGCCAACTCCGGCTGCGCGACATCGGCGGCATCGTGGTGATCGACTTCATCGACATGGTGCTGGAGTCGAACCGTGAGCTGGTGCTGCGTCGACTCACCGAGTGCCTGGGCCGGGACCGCACCAAGCACCAGGTCACCGAGATCACCTCGCTCGGTCTGGTGCAGATGACCCGGAAGCGGATCGGCGCGGGGCTGCTGGAGGCGTTCAGCGAGACCTGCGAGTGCTGCAAGGGTCGGGGCGTCATCATCCACACCGAGCCGGTGCCGGAGAAGCCGCGCGCGGCCGGTGCGGGGGAGAAGGTCAAGGCGGTCGCCTCGTCGGTGGCCGCCCCGGCCGCCGAGCAGGGCGGCTCCTCGTCCCGCCGCCGGGCCCGCAAGAACGCGTCGGCCGAGCGGACCGTGGTCGAGGTGGTCGACACCGACACCGACACCACCACCACCGAACCGGACGACTACACCGACACCATGGGTTACGACCTGTCCCGCTACGAGTCGGACACCGCGGCCGCACCGGCGATCTCCGACAGCCAGCAGGGTGAGTCGGCCCGGCTGGCCGCGGCGGACGACCCGGACGCGCTCGGCGACGGTGAGGGCGACGAGGAGAGCGCCGAGGCGGGCGCCGGTCGTCGCCGGTCGCGTCGGGGTGGCGCCCGGCGGAGGACCCGACCCTGA
- a CDS encoding cytochrome P450, producing the protein MATMPVDRSPDSTLALLRAGYRFIGERCERYGSDVFQTRILLAPTICLRGRSAAELFYDTERFDRATAMPLRVQRTLTGRGGVQGLDGAEHTDRKAMFMSIMTPTAIERLGQLFDREWQNRLAAWEGAGPVRLYDELGRLLTRVVFDWAGLPLPASQVERRAVDLHAMIEAPAVVGPRHWRGRLARNRAERWLGAIIERTRTGTAPAPPGSPLAVIAEHRDGRGNLLPRRIAAVELLNVLRPVVAVDQYIAFAALALHDHPAWRDRVRHDDQVTEAFVQEVRRYYPFFPTAAARVRRSFDWRGHHFPRGRRVLLDLYGTNHDRTLWPEPELFRPERFAGRRVDPFELVPQGGGNHWAGHRCAGEWITIDLMKRAVTNLTTTMRYDVPAQNLALDLHRMPALPRLGLTLSNIRRTA; encoded by the coding sequence ATGGCGACCATGCCGGTCGACCGCAGCCCGGACAGCACCCTCGCGCTGCTCCGAGCCGGCTACCGGTTCATCGGTGAACGCTGTGAACGGTACGGCAGCGACGTCTTCCAGACCCGAATCCTGCTCGCACCGACCATCTGCCTGCGGGGCCGGTCGGCGGCGGAGCTGTTCTACGACACCGAGCGCTTCGACCGGGCGACCGCGATGCCGCTGCGGGTGCAGCGGACCCTCACCGGTCGGGGTGGGGTGCAGGGGCTGGACGGTGCGGAGCACACCGACCGCAAGGCCATGTTCATGTCGATCATGACGCCGACCGCCATCGAGCGGCTGGGCCAGCTCTTCGACAGGGAGTGGCAGAACCGGCTCGCCGCCTGGGAGGGCGCCGGACCGGTACGGCTCTACGACGAGCTGGGCCGCCTGTTGACCCGGGTGGTCTTCGACTGGGCCGGGCTACCGCTACCCGCGTCGCAGGTCGAGCGCCGCGCGGTCGACCTGCACGCCATGATCGAGGCGCCGGCGGTGGTCGGCCCCCGGCACTGGCGGGGACGGCTCGCCCGGAACCGCGCCGAACGGTGGCTCGGCGCGATCATCGAACGGACCCGGACCGGCACCGCGCCGGCACCGCCCGGCAGCCCGCTGGCCGTGATCGCCGAACACCGCGACGGGCGCGGCAACCTCCTCCCCCGGCGGATCGCGGCGGTGGAACTGCTCAACGTGCTCCGACCGGTGGTCGCCGTCGACCAGTACATCGCCTTCGCCGCGCTCGCCCTGCACGACCACCCCGCCTGGCGGGACCGGGTGCGCCACGACGACCAGGTCACCGAAGCCTTCGTCCAGGAGGTCCGCCGCTACTACCCGTTCTTCCCGACCGCGGCGGCCCGCGTCCGACGATCCTTCGACTGGCGGGGGCACCACTTCCCCCGGGGCCGACGGGTGCTGCTCGACCTGTACGGCACCAACCACGACCGGACGCTCTGGCCCGAGCCGGAGCTGTTCCGCCCGGAGCGGTTCGCCGGCCGTCGGGTGGACCCGTTCGAGTTGGTCCCGCAGGGCGGCGGCAACCACTGGGCCGGGCACCGCTGCGCGGGCGAGTGGATCACCATCGACCTGATGAAGCGGGCGGTCACCAACCTGACCACCACCATGCGGTACGACGTCCCCGCCCAGAACCTGGCCCTGGACCTGCACCGGATGCCCGCGCTGCCGCGCCTCGGCCTGACCCTCAGCAACATCCGCCGGACCGCCTGA
- the rpmA gene encoding 50S ribosomal protein L27, translating into MAHKKGASSSRNGRDSAAQRLGVKRFGGQVVSAGEILIRQRGTKFHPGDLVGRGGDDTLFALAAGSVLFGTKRGRKTVSIVPQQ; encoded by the coding sequence ATGGCTCACAAAAAGGGTGCGTCCAGCTCGCGTAACGGTCGTGACTCCGCGGCCCAGCGACTCGGCGTGAAGCGCTTCGGTGGTCAGGTCGTCAGCGCCGGTGAGATCCTCATCCGGCAGCGTGGCACCAAGTTCCACCCCGGTGACCTGGTCGGCCGTGGCGGCGACGACACGCTGTTCGCCCTGGCCGCCGGCTCGGTCCTGTTCGGCACGAAGCGCGGTCGCAAGACCGTCAGCATCGTTCCGCAGCAGTAG
- a CDS encoding DUF6766 family protein, giving the protein MPRWLRNNALAVAMLGAFLVFLLLQSVFGWQTHNEELTEFGAAPLSWPAYLTSGHFAESVFENWESEFLQMGGYVLLTAYLVQRGSAESKPLDETDRPEDDERRATPRSPWPARVGGLPLVVYRNSLSIALLLIFAGSFVGHLLGGTAAYNQEQALQSGAPPIGVWEFLGTSELWFQSMQNWQSEFLAVGALILLSIVLRQHASPESKPVTVEHVSTGA; this is encoded by the coding sequence ATGCCTCGCTGGCTCCGTAACAACGCGCTCGCCGTCGCCATGCTGGGCGCGTTCCTGGTCTTCCTGCTGTTGCAGAGCGTCTTCGGTTGGCAGACCCACAACGAGGAGCTGACCGAGTTCGGTGCCGCGCCGCTGAGCTGGCCTGCGTACCTGACCAGCGGGCACTTCGCCGAGTCGGTGTTCGAGAACTGGGAGTCGGAGTTCCTCCAGATGGGTGGCTACGTGCTGCTCACCGCGTACCTGGTGCAGCGGGGCTCGGCCGAGTCGAAACCGCTGGACGAGACGGACCGGCCGGAGGACGACGAGCGCCGGGCCACCCCGCGGTCGCCGTGGCCGGCGCGCGTCGGCGGTCTGCCGCTGGTGGTCTACCGCAACAGCCTCTCCATCGCCCTACTGCTGATCTTCGCCGGTTCGTTCGTCGGTCACCTGCTCGGCGGCACCGCCGCGTACAACCAGGAGCAGGCCCTACAGAGCGGGGCGCCGCCGATCGGGGTGTGGGAGTTCCTCGGCACCAGCGAGCTCTGGTTCCAGTCCATGCAGAACTGGCAGAGCGAGTTCCTCGCCGTCGGCGCGCTGATCCTGCTGAGCATCGTCCTGCGCCAGCACGCCTCGCCGGAGTCGAAGCCGGTGACCGTCGAGCACGTCAGCACCGGCGCCTGA